The sequence AATGAAGGTCTTCATTCAAGTCGCCAAGTACATGCTTATTTCATTTGGTGTCTTCTATGCCATTCGCATGGCTGCTGGCCCTGCTCCCAAGACCATGAGCAAGGAGTGGCAGGAAGCTACTAACGAATATGCCCTGGTACGTAATATTCTTTGCTTGTTTTTGTTGATTAGGCTACTAATGCCTGATGCACCcaacagaaagagaaattggaACCTATCACCGGCATTAGCAGTGCAGGATACCAGGGCAAGGGCTTTATTCAGAGTCCACCAGCCCCCAAGCAATAGAGAACTCAACCTTGCATGTGAAGGGCATGCCTCCACGATCGCTCGAAGACAGGGATGGGAAGAGACGTGGAGGATGCATGTCAAAGATTTGCGCGATGGGACACATCATTGCATGCAATTTCTCAGTGCGTGTATTTACTGCTATTATGCAACCTCCAAGACCTTTTCTTTGTCCAGTTCAGGAACCATGTATTAATCAATGGGAAACATTGTGTACTTTTAAGAAATCTCCACATCCAGCGGCTGACCTCCCAGACCAACCTTTAGAGGTCGCCCTGTATTCTGCAACACTGGACCCTGTTGTTTCCCTGGTTCCGAGTCTTCCCTCTTTGCGATTCTCATTTCCCTTACCTACCAAAGCCTTGGGTTCCTTTTCTCTCATTTCTTTGGTTTTAACCTGTACATGTATAAAATAGGATAAAATCGCATTTGAATTTGAGTTTAAACTTAAGGAGCCACGATAGCCTATCGGTCTATGTGGAAAAGTAATACGTTAACTTTGGTGCAGACTGCCAGAGCAGTGAGCAATGGTCAAAGTATGTGTGCAAAAAGTAGCTCAAAAGGTGGCAAATAATATGCAGAAATACATGATCCCGAGGTTATGAAGCAAACGGGATGGTTGCGGATATATAGTTTGGGGATAAATAGTCGTGAAAAATGGACTTTTCTACGTATCAATGTTTCCAGGATGATGGCCAACGATGACGTCCAGGTCCAGTGACACGGCCCAGAATCGGCACGACGTGCAACAAACAGTGGGAACAACGATTGAGCTTCGATACCTGCGTTGAACCTTCAAATGGGACTTCCATTACTTTTCCCAATTATATCTACATCAAATTTGTGGTTTTACGAGCAACATTTTTAATCATAGTTTATCTCAATGCTGTGGAGGGTCTGAAGATCCAGCTACATAGAAGAACCCCCCGGCGGTCCAACGTCAGTCAATCGATCAGCCATGGCCAATGAAACAAGCAAGACCATAGATGGAACAGGTCAGCGATTTCACTTAGATTTCTAAAAATCTCTCATTGTTTGTTGTTTGTGGTTTAGGTTGTCGGCTGTCAACTTACATAGCAAGGTGTAGGGGTTATCGATATAGATCCGTACCTACGACCCTATGAAGACGCGCTAAAGAACAGGTACAAGCGTACAACAGAGTGGATTGAGAAGATAAATAGGCTGGAGGGTGGACTTGATAGGTTTAGCAAAGTATAAAATGACTTTCGCCTTAATTCGCTCTATACTGTCTTGAACGCTTACTGATATGCCATCGGACTAGGGATATGAGAGACTCGGGCTGAATGTGCAAAGCAATGGTGATATAGTCTACCGGGAATGGGCGCCAAATGCTACTGATGCTCATCTCATTGGGGATTTCAGTACGTGACAAATGCATCTCATGCTTCGTCTCAAATTAAACTGATGTTTCCTAGATAACTGGAATCGTACGGCGACGCCGATGAAGAAAGATGCCTTTGGGGTGTGGGAGGTCACCGTCCCCGCGCGCAATGGAGTTCCGGCAATACCACATGAAAGCAAAATTAAGGTAAGTGATAAAGGTATCGTTGGGcttatttttgaagaatgGAGCCAGATTCACAGGTTCGCCTACTAGATCACGATGATGACCCCTGACGGGGAGCATATTGACCGCATCCCAGCATGGATCAAGAGAGTCGTCCAGGACCTTGATGTCTCACCTGTCTACGAAGGGCTATTTTGGAACCCTCCTGGTGAAGACAAATACCAATTTAAGCATCCCCGGCTTAAGAAACCGGAGAGCTTGAGAATATATGAGGCTCATGTCGGTATATCTTCACCAGAACCGGCCGTTGCAACCTACAAGAACTTCACGGAGAAGATGTTGCCGCGTATTAAATACCTTGGCTATAATGCGATTCAGCTGATGGCAATCATGGAGCATGCATATTATGCTAGCTTTGGATACCAGGTCAACAACTTCTTTGCCGCAAGTAGTCGATACGGGAATCCCGAAGATTTGAAAGAGCTTATAGATACTGCCCATGAACTGGGATTAGTCGTTCTTCTCGACGTGGTTCACAGCCATGCGTCAAAAAATGTCCTAGATGGGTTGAATATGTTTGATGGGACCGATCACCTCTATTTTCATTCTGGACCGAAAGGGAACCATGATCTTTGGGACAGCCGTCTATTCAACTATGGGCATCATGAAGTTCTTCGATTCCTCTTAAGCAATTTGCGCTTCTGGATGGAAGAATATCAATTCGATGGCTTCCGCTTTGACGGTGTCACAAGTATGCTCTATACACATCATGGGATTGGAACGTAAGGGATACTATCGAATTGCTTTAGCTTGTTTTTGTAAAAGTCTAATGACACTGCACCTAGTGGATTCTCTGGTGGTTACCATGAATATTTCGGGCCGGCCGTCGACGAAGATGGCTTAACATATCTCATGCTGGCAAACGAAATGCTCCACCAACTCTACCCGAACTGCATCACGGTGGCAGAGGATGTATCAGGAATGCCGGCGCTGTGTTTGCCATTTTCTCTCGGAGGTGTTGGGTTTGACTACCGGCTGGCGATGGCAATTCCTGACATGTACATCAAGCTTCTGAAGGAGAAACGAGATGAAGAGTGGGATATGGGCAATCTCGCTTTTACTCTGACAAATCGCCGCCACGGAGAAAAAACAATAGCATACGCTGAAAGCCACGACCAGGCGTAAGTCGCCCCTTACCGGACAGGGGAAGCACTTTGTGGACTAACACTTCATACATAGGCTGGTGGGTGATAAGACGCTGATGATGTGGCTTTGCGACAAGGAAATGTACACAAATATGTCAGTATTAACAGAGTACACGCCTATAATTGAGCGCGGCATGAGTCTTCACAAAATGATTCGCCTGCTCACACACAGCCTCGGAGGCGAAGGGTATCTGAATTTTGAAGGAAACGAGTTTGGCCATCCTGAATGGCTTGACTTTCCCCGTGCTGGAAATAACAATAGCTTCTGGTATGCTCGGAGGTTATTGAACCTGACCGAGGATAGTCTTCTGCGTTACAAATTTCTCAACGAGTTCGATCGCAAGATGCAGTTGACCGAAGAGAAATATGGATGGCTCCATGCACCGCAAGCATATATTAGCCTCAAACACGAGGAGGATAAAGTCATTGTGTTCGAGCGGGCAGGGTTGCTATGGGTGTTCAACTTCAATCCAACCAAAAGCTTTGCGGACTATCGAGTCGGGGTTGAACAGCCAGGCACATATCGGATCGTTATCGACACCGATGATTGCGAGTTTGGCGGGTTCAACCGCAACGCGAAGGATACAAGATTCTTCACCACTGGCGAGGCGTGGAATGGACGCAAGAACTATGTGCAAGTGTACATCCCTTCGCGGACCGCAGTGGTAAGTATTttgatatattatttttgctGTTTATTTCAACATGATCTAATTTGAGCGATTAAAGGTCCTTGCGCTTGAAAGCTCTCTTTAGAGCAGAGCTTTCGTATCCTCACAGCCGTCGTTGACGTGTTGACCGAGGTCTGAAATAAAAGGAATTTTATgagcttttttatttctaGTATTTATAAATAGTACAGGCCTTGTGGTCGGTGGGAAGGGAAGGGCACAGTGGTGATTGTTGTCGTAGGTGCTGTTTGTTGCGGGGGGGCGATCAAGAAGTGAGAGGAAAATTATATTGCAGTTTCTCGGGTGGAGCGCCTCGGAttttgttgctgttgttgtctcCCAATTTCGGACCACGAATACCCTTTGGAATTTGGGGTTGATGTTCTTAGTGCCCTGTTTCCTGTATTTCATTGTATTGTTATTTCCACGGTTCGTACAGGCCATAAGCGACATCCTCGGCAAAGTTCTGCAGACAAGCAGATTTGCAGGCGCAGGTTATGGTAACAACGTCACATTAATACGTGAAATTCAAGTTCAGTACACTTAGCTGTATCTTAACCGCAACCAACACCCGAATTGAGCACAGCTTTCTCTCGCTTTCTCTCAACCTCACCTCTTCCTTTCCCTTCAACAATCCCCCTTCTCCTTCACAACCGCCATCATGTTTAAGAGGTAAGCAGTAGGCTCAATTGACTACGGAGAATATTATAATGCCATAGATTCTCTTTGCTAATTCCAATTCCTCTCTCTAGCGGCGTTGCCCGGACCTTCGGAAGGTCTGCTTTCGCACGACCTGCCTCCACAATCCTTTCATCCACTAGATCTGCCGTTGGCAACAATGCTCTGAGAGCTCTCTCTGCCAGATATGCCAGCACTGAAGCCGGCAAGACTGGCAAGATTCATCAGGTCATTGGTGCCGTCGTCGACGGTACGTCATGCCCCCAATTTTGCCGTGGAAAAAATCTTTTCATCGATCTCGATGCGACCCTCGATCGGAAAATTCTGGACATTTTCCATTGCAATGTGGTCAGCGGCATTGTACCTTCAGGACACTGATGAGATCTATAGTGAAATTCGACACTGAACAACTTCCCCCAATTCTCAACGCCCTCGAAACGGAGAACGGTGGTCAAAGACTTGTTTTGGAAGTCGCGGTATGTTACCTGGCCGAAACAACTCAGACAGCCTTGCAACACAACTTGCTGACAGCACTATCTAGCAACATTTGGGTGAAAATGTCGTGAGAACAATTGCTATGGACGGTAAATTTTACTCCGAACCTTCAATTTCCCTCTGCGTCGGAGTGTCTAATATGTGACTTTAGGTACCGAGGGTCTCGTCCGTGGCGCCAAGGCTGTCGATACTGGTGCCCCAATCCAAATTCCCGTCGGCCCTGGCACTCTCGGTCGTATCATGAACGTCACCGGTGACCCAATTGATGAGCGTGGCCCTATCAAGGGTGTCAAGATGGCTCCCATCCACGCTGAGGCACCAGAGTTCGTCGAGCAATCTACAACCGCCGAAATTCTCGTCACTGGTATCAAGGTCGTCGACTTGCTTGCTCCATATGCCCGTGGTGGAAAGATTGGTCTTTTCGGTGGTGCTGGTGTCGGCAAGACTGTGTTCATTCAGGAATTGATTGTAAGTTCTGTTATCAACTAAAGCCGACAGCGGTTGCTGATATGCTCTAGAACAACATTGCTAAGGCTCACGGTGGTTACTCCGTGTTCACTGGTGTCGGTGAGCGTACCCGTGAGGGTAACGATTTGTACCATGAAATGCAAGAGACCCGTGTCATTCAACTCGACGGAGAGTCCAAGGTCGCTCTTGTCTTCGGTCAAATGAACGAGCCCCCTGGTGCCCGTGCCCGTGTTGCCCTTACCGGTTTGACCATTGCTGAATACTTCCGTGACGAGGAAGGCCAAGACGGTAGGCTTCATGCTTCTATCGCTAGGGGCGTGTGATACAGGAGGCTAATCGCTTTTCTAGTGCTTCTCTTTATTGACAACATTTTCCGTTTCACTCAAGCTGGTTCTGAAGTGTCTGCCTTGCTCGGTCGTATTCCTTCCGCTGTCGGTTACCAACCTACTCTCGCCGTCGACATGGGTGTTATGCAGGAACgtatcaccaccaccaccaaggGATCCATTACTTCAGTGCAGGCCGTCTATGTCCCAGCTGATGACTTGACTGATCCTGCTCCTGCCACTACCTTCGCCCATTTGGACGCCACTACTGTCTTGTCTCGTGGTATCTCTGAATTGGGTATCTATCCTGCAGTCGACCCTCTCGACTCTAAATCCCGCATGCTTGACCCCCGTATCGTCGGTGATGAGCACTACCAGGTCGCTACTCGCGTGCAGCAAATGATTCAGGAGTACAAGTCCCTCCAGGATATCATTGCTATTTTGGGTATGGACGAATTGTCTGAAGCCGATAAGCTCACTGTCGAGCGTGCTCGTAAACTCCAGCGTTTCCTCAGCCAGCCTTTCGCTGTCGCCCAGGTCTTCACTGGTATTGAGGGTAAGCTCGTCGATTTGAAGGATACCATCCGAAGCTTCAAGGCCATCATCAACGGCGAGGGTGATGACCTTCCAGAGGGTAAGTTAACACCAATTATCTATTTATCCTTGAGCTTTCGATGGTATTGACATGTTTTACAGCTGCTTTCTACAT is a genomic window of Coccidioides posadasii str. Silveira chromosome 3, complete sequence containing:
- the GLC3 gene encoding alpha-1,4-glucan branching enzyme (CAZy:GH13~CAZy:GH13_10~EggNog:ENOG410PF87~COG:G~BUSCO:2177at33183), whose protein sequence is MANETSKTIDGTGVIDIDPYLRPYEDALKNRYKRTTEWIEKINRLEGGLDRFSKGYERLGLNVQSNGDIVYREWAPNATDAHLIGDFNNWNRTATPMKKDAFGVWEVTVPARNGVPAIPHESKIKITMMTPDGEHIDRIPAWIKRVVQDLDVSPVYEGLFWNPPGEDKYQFKHPRLKKPESLRIYEAHVGISSPEPAVATYKNFTEKMLPRIKYLGYNAIQLMAIMEHAYYASFGYQVNNFFAASSRYGNPEDLKELIDTAHELGLVVLLDVVHSHASKNVLDGLNMFDGTDHLYFHSGPKGNHDLWDSRLFNYGHHEVLRFLLSNLRFWMEEYQFDGFRFDGVTSMLYTHHGIGTGFSGGYHEYFGPAVDEDGLTYLMLANEMLHQLYPNCITVAEDVSGMPALCLPFSLGGVGFDYRLAMAIPDMYIKLLKEKRDEEWDMGNLAFTLTNRRHGEKTIAYAESHDQALVGDKTLMMWLCDKEMYTNMSVLTEYTPIIERGMSLHKMIRLLTHSLGGEGYLNFEGNEFGHPEWLDFPRAGNNNSFWYARRLLNLTEDSLLRYKFLNEFDRKMQLTEEKYGWLHAPQAYISLKHEEDKVIVFERAGLLWVFNFNPTKSFADYRVGVEQPGTYRIVIDTDDCEFGGFNRNAKDTRFFTTGEAWNGRKNYVQVYIPSRTAVVLALESSL
- the ATP2 gene encoding atp2, beta subunit of the F1 sector of mitochondrial F1F0 ATP synthase (EggNog:ENOG410PIAZ~COG:C~BUSCO:4892at33183) produces the protein MFKSGVARTFGRSAFARPASTILSSTRSAVGNNALRALSARYASTEAGKTGKIHQVIGAVVDVKFDTEQLPPILNALETENGGQRLVLEVAQHLGENVVRTIAMDGTEGLVRGAKAVDTGAPIQIPVGPGTLGRIMNVTGDPIDERGPIKGVKMAPIHAEAPEFVEQSTTAEILVTGIKVVDLLAPYARGGKIGLFGGAGVGKTVFIQELINNIAKAHGGYSVFTGVGERTREGNDLYHEMQETRVIQLDGESKVALVFGQMNEPPGARARVALTGLTIAEYFRDEEGQDVLLFIDNIFRFTQAGSEVSALLGRIPSAVGYQPTLAVDMGVMQERITTTTKGSITSVQAVYVPADDLTDPAPATTFAHLDATTVLSRGISELGIYPAVDPLDSKSRMLDPRIVGDEHYQVATRVQQMIQEYKSLQDIIAILGMDELSEADKLTVERARKLQRFLSQPFAVAQVFTGIEGKLVDLKDTIRSFKAIINGEGDDLPEAAFYMVGDFESARAKGEKILAELEKSS